The Cystobacter fuscus DSM 2262 genome includes a region encoding these proteins:
- the dusB gene encoding tRNA dihydrouridine synthase DusB: protein MPRLGPYTLPNPYILAPMAGVSEMPFRVIAFQLGAALCPTELVSSQGLMRANQRTLKYLRFNPEVERPYSLQIFGGEPEAMVRAALVGKSHGAQIIDINMGCPVKKVTRNGAGSALLCEPGRAATLVRDIHAATGLPVTCKIRSGWDEHQRNYLQVAHALFDAGCAGLAIHPRTRAQGYSGQADWSVIADLKRHFPDRPIIGNGDVKTPEDARRMLETTGCDFVMVGRGALGNPWLFRELLGGAPPEPEERCEGVLRHFAAHLDFVGAGLELAAVRSFRKHLAWYGHGLRGAALFRSEVNQLDSPDEVRDAVRRFFGSASADPEGPGEEQDVDYRAALG from the coding sequence ATGCCGCGCCTCGGTCCCTACACCCTGCCCAACCCCTACATCCTCGCCCCCATGGCGGGGGTGAGCGAGATGCCGTTCCGCGTCATCGCCTTCCAGCTGGGCGCGGCGCTCTGTCCCACCGAGCTGGTGAGCTCCCAGGGCCTCATGCGCGCCAACCAGCGCACCCTCAAGTACCTGCGCTTCAACCCGGAGGTGGAGCGGCCCTACAGCCTTCAAATCTTCGGAGGAGAGCCGGAGGCCATGGTGCGCGCGGCCCTCGTGGGCAAGAGCCATGGGGCGCAGATCATCGACATCAACATGGGCTGCCCCGTGAAGAAGGTGACGCGCAACGGCGCGGGCAGCGCCCTGTTGTGCGAGCCCGGGCGGGCGGCCACGCTGGTGCGCGACATCCACGCGGCCACGGGCCTGCCGGTCACCTGTAAAATCCGCTCGGGTTGGGACGAGCACCAGCGCAACTACCTCCAGGTGGCCCACGCGCTCTTCGACGCCGGGTGCGCGGGGCTCGCCATCCATCCGCGCACCCGTGCCCAGGGCTACTCGGGACAGGCGGACTGGAGCGTCATCGCCGACCTCAAGCGGCACTTCCCGGACCGGCCCATCATCGGCAACGGCGACGTGAAGACGCCCGAGGACGCGCGGCGGATGCTGGAGACCACGGGGTGTGACTTCGTGATGGTGGGCCGCGGGGCGCTCGGCAACCCGTGGCTCTTCCGCGAGCTGCTCGGCGGCGCGCCCCCGGAGCCCGAGGAGCGCTGCGAGGGGGTGCTCCGGCACTTCGCCGCCCACCTGGACTTCGTGGGCGCGGGGCTGGAGCTCGCCGCGGTGCGCTCCTTCCGCAAGCACCTGGCCTGGTACGGCCACGGCCTGCGCGGCGCCGCCCTCTTCCGCTCCGAGGTCAACCAGCTCGACTCGCCCGACGAGGTGCGCGACGCGGTGCGCCGCTTCTTCGGCTCGGCGAGCGCGGACCCCGAGGGGCCCGGCGAGGAGCAGGACGTGGACTACCGCGCCGCGCTCGGCTGA
- a CDS encoding TPR end-of-group domain-containing protein, with amino-acid sequence MLRFRLGDIPVEIRFSHLLFSALLGMLLARDLPGSDLGVWPYRELQDASSPGHTRTALLVALAWMAIVSVTVFVHEAGHALVLRAFGHRPGIQLVWLGGHTRPRGRSPLPWHQHVLSTAAGPFAGLLVGLGALALWHHGVPPGAEVARFLLDGLFATNILWSLFNLLPVPSLDGGVLVSALATRLFGKSGFLGAQGLALVLCVALLAYGLGHAPVLGILFGLYGLQALRLLLAAARGELQVSSGVAPRPFVEELNQARAALDDGRLDEARQRGTRVLEAKETTAELASRAHHLLGWVALKEGQGRLALAHFSQARRQPVETHAVAAAFSLVGDEPRALALWEMAWNETGDRTVLHEYAGSLIRAARVHSALRLPGVEAETAFLCAGRPLFTRGAYSEAAAIAEAGLEHAPAARLAYDAACAHARARHPLDAVRMLRRATELGFQDVHYAASDEDLAPLHGHPDFERWLGELRKSLPA; translated from the coding sequence ATGCTGCGCTTCAGGCTCGGAGACATCCCCGTCGAGATCCGTTTCTCGCACCTGCTCTTCTCCGCGCTCCTGGGCATGCTGCTGGCGAGGGATCTGCCAGGAAGCGACCTGGGCGTCTGGCCCTACCGTGAACTCCAGGACGCGAGCAGCCCGGGCCACACCCGCACGGCGCTGCTCGTCGCGCTTGCCTGGATGGCAATCGTCTCCGTGACGGTGTTCGTCCACGAGGCGGGCCACGCGCTCGTGCTCCGGGCCTTCGGCCACCGGCCCGGCATCCAGCTCGTCTGGCTGGGAGGCCACACGCGCCCCCGGGGCCGCTCGCCCCTGCCCTGGCATCAGCACGTGCTGTCCACCGCGGCGGGGCCATTCGCCGGACTGCTCGTGGGGCTGGGCGCCCTGGCCCTGTGGCACCACGGCGTGCCCCCCGGCGCCGAGGTGGCGCGCTTCCTGCTCGACGGGCTCTTCGCCACCAACATCCTCTGGAGCCTCTTCAACCTGCTGCCCGTGCCCAGCCTCGACGGGGGCGTGCTCGTGAGCGCCCTGGCCACGCGCCTGTTCGGCAAGTCGGGCTTCCTGGGCGCGCAAGGACTCGCGCTCGTGCTGTGCGTGGCCCTGCTCGCCTATGGGCTCGGCCATGCGCCCGTGCTCGGCATCCTCTTCGGGCTCTACGGTCTGCAGGCGCTGCGGCTGCTGCTGGCCGCCGCGCGGGGTGAGCTCCAGGTGTCCTCGGGCGTGGCGCCGCGGCCCTTCGTCGAGGAGCTGAACCAGGCCCGGGCGGCGCTCGACGACGGACGGCTGGACGAGGCGCGGCAGCGGGGCACGCGCGTGCTGGAGGCCAAGGAGACCACCGCGGAGCTCGCCTCGCGCGCCCACCATCTGCTCGGCTGGGTGGCCCTCAAGGAGGGACAGGGGCGCCTGGCGCTCGCGCACTTCTCCCAGGCGAGGCGCCAGCCGGTGGAGACCCACGCCGTGGCGGCGGCCTTCTCCCTGGTGGGCGACGAGCCCCGGGCGCTCGCCTTGTGGGAGATGGCCTGGAACGAGACGGGCGACCGCACGGTGCTGCACGAGTACGCCGGCTCGCTCATCCGCGCCGCGCGGGTGCACAGCGCCCTGCGCCTGCCCGGCGTGGAGGCCGAGACGGCGTTCCTGTGTGCCGGACGACCCCTCTTCACGCGCGGGGCCTACTCGGAGGCGGCGGCGATCGCCGAGGCGGGACTCGAGCACGCGCCAGCCGCGCGCCTCGCCTATGACGCGGCATGCGCCCATGCGAGGGCGCGTCATCCGCTCGACGCGGTGCGCATGCTGCGGCGGGCCACGGAGCTGGGCTTCCAGGACGTGCACTACGCGGCGTCCGACGAGGACCTGGCCCCCCTGCACGGGCATCCGGATTTCGAACGCTGGCTCGGGGAGCTGCGGAAATCTCTCCCCGCCTGA
- a CDS encoding acyl-CoA desaturase: MTASSPASVQEEKINWVASIPFIGVHLMCLFVFVTGARPVDVAVCVGLYVLRMWGITAGFHRYFSHRAYQAGRGFQFFIALVGTLAMQKGPLWWAAHHRHHHRYSDQEQDIHSPLQKGFWWSHTGWILCDKYGDTRYESIKDFARFPELVWLNKLHVLPGVLLAAALYLLGGFSMLVWGFFVSTTLLYHGTFTINSLSHVFGSRRYKTTDTSRNNWLLALITLGEGWHNNHHYYQNTANQGWFWWEVDLSYYSLKVLSWVGLVSKLRTPSEQVKNVYLKYTPEERAALNTPVFSWSAPLAARRKAAGQTVKAAEEKVREALAAAADSLPSAQEPQGLFKP, translated from the coding sequence TTGACTGCTTCCTCTCCCGCGTCCGTTCAAGAAGAGAAGATCAACTGGGTGGCATCCATCCCCTTCATCGGCGTGCACCTGATGTGCCTCTTCGTGTTCGTCACGGGGGCGCGGCCGGTGGACGTGGCGGTGTGCGTGGGGCTGTACGTGCTGCGCATGTGGGGCATCACCGCGGGCTTCCACCGCTACTTCAGCCACCGCGCCTATCAGGCGGGCCGGGGCTTCCAGTTCTTCATCGCGCTGGTGGGCACGCTGGCCATGCAGAAGGGCCCCTTGTGGTGGGCGGCGCACCACCGCCACCACCACCGCTACTCGGACCAGGAGCAGGACATCCACTCGCCCCTGCAGAAGGGCTTCTGGTGGAGCCACACCGGGTGGATCCTCTGCGACAAGTACGGGGACACCCGCTACGAGAGCATCAAGGACTTCGCGCGCTTTCCGGAACTCGTGTGGCTCAACAAGCTGCACGTGCTGCCGGGCGTGCTGCTCGCCGCGGCGCTCTACCTGCTCGGCGGCTTCTCGATGCTCGTGTGGGGCTTCTTCGTGAGCACCACCCTGCTCTACCACGGCACCTTCACCATCAACTCGCTCAGCCACGTGTTCGGCTCGCGCCGCTACAAGACGACGGACACCAGCCGCAACAACTGGCTGCTCGCGCTCATCACCCTGGGCGAGGGCTGGCACAACAACCACCACTACTACCAGAACACCGCCAACCAGGGCTGGTTCTGGTGGGAGGTGGACCTGAGCTACTACTCCCTCAAGGTGCTCTCCTGGGTGGGGCTGGTGAGCAAGCTGCGCACCCCCTCCGAGCAGGTGAAGAACGTCTACCTGAAGTACACCCCCGAGGAGCGCGCCGCGCTCAACACCCCCGTCTTCTCGTGGTCGGCTCCCCTGGCCGCCCGCCGGAAGGCCGCCGGGCAGACCGTCAAGGCCGCCGAGGAGAAGGTGCGCGAGGCCCTCGCCGCCGCGGCCGACAGCCTGCCCTCCGCCCAGGAGCCCCAGGGCCTGTTCAAACCGTGA
- a CDS encoding glycoside hydrolase family 1 protein yields the protein MNAHVRTFPDSFTFGVATSAYQVEGGIENDWAEWERAGKLKEPHVRCGRGVDHWNRYEEDYGLAQDVGASAFRMSLEWARIEPERGRIDGAVLEAYRERLLKMKARGLRPVVTLHHFTHPTWFHRDTPWHLPQSVEAFRAYVRACAPILRGLDALVISLNEPMVLLLGGYLQGLMPPGICDGAKTMAALGNMVRAHVVAREELQAALGHVEIGISQNTLAFAPDRAWNPLDRALVRLGAQAYNHSFHEALVSGKLRVNMPGIGSTKQDIPGAKDSCDFIGVNYYTRAHLRFLPRAPFLSFQFRDKHGRGLTDIGWEVWPEGFGQVLRELKRYGLPVWVTENGIDDRSGERRPAYLREHLEQVLTARAEGVDVRGYLYWSLLDNFEWLEGWGPRFGLYHVDFETLERRPTPACQFYREVATTRRLPSLVPPGPVAQPNNLIIQPSAAR from the coding sequence ATGAATGCTCACGTGAGAACCTTTCCTGACTCCTTCACCTTCGGTGTCGCCACATCCGCGTACCAGGTGGAGGGTGGCATCGAGAACGACTGGGCCGAGTGGGAGCGGGCCGGGAAGCTGAAGGAGCCGCACGTGCGCTGCGGCCGCGGTGTGGACCACTGGAACCGCTACGAGGAGGACTACGGCCTGGCGCAGGACGTGGGCGCGAGCGCCTTCCGCATGTCGCTGGAGTGGGCGCGCATCGAGCCGGAGCGCGGGCGCATCGACGGCGCGGTGCTCGAGGCCTACCGCGAGCGGCTCTTGAAGATGAAGGCCCGGGGCCTGCGGCCGGTGGTGACGCTCCATCACTTCACCCACCCCACGTGGTTCCACCGCGACACCCCCTGGCACCTGCCCCAGAGCGTCGAGGCCTTCCGTGCCTACGTGCGCGCCTGCGCCCCCATCCTCCGGGGACTGGACGCGCTCGTCATCTCGCTGAACGAGCCCATGGTGCTGCTGCTCGGCGGCTACCTGCAGGGACTGATGCCGCCGGGCATCTGCGACGGGGCCAAGACGATGGCGGCCCTGGGCAACATGGTACGCGCTCACGTGGTCGCGCGCGAGGAGCTCCAGGCGGCGCTCGGCCACGTGGAGATCGGCATCTCGCAGAACACGCTCGCCTTCGCGCCGGACCGCGCCTGGAATCCCCTGGACCGCGCGCTCGTGCGCCTGGGCGCCCAGGCCTACAACCACTCCTTCCACGAGGCGCTGGTGTCCGGAAAGCTCCGGGTGAACATGCCCGGCATCGGCTCCACGAAGCAGGACATCCCCGGGGCGAAGGACTCGTGCGACTTCATCGGGGTGAACTACTACACGCGCGCCCACCTGCGCTTCCTGCCGCGCGCCCCGTTCCTCTCCTTCCAGTTCCGCGACAAGCACGGCCGGGGCCTCACGGACATCGGCTGGGAGGTGTGGCCCGAGGGCTTCGGCCAGGTGCTGCGCGAGCTCAAGCGCTACGGGCTGCCGGTGTGGGTGACGGAGAACGGCATCGATGACCGCAGCGGGGAGCGCCGCCCGGCCTACCTGCGCGAGCACCTGGAGCAGGTGCTCACCGCGCGCGCCGAGGGCGTGGACGTGCGCGGCTACCTCTACTGGAGCCTCCTGGACAACTTCGAGTGGCTCGAGGGCTGGGGGCCGCGCTTCGGCCTGTACCACGTGGACTTCGAGACGCTCGAGCGCCGCCCCACCCCCGCCTGCCAGTTCTACCGGGAGGTGGCCACCACGCGGCGACTGCCGAGCCTCGTCCCGCCGGGCCCCGTCGCCCAGCCCAACAACCTCATCATTCAGCCGAGCGCGGCGCGGTAG